Proteins from a single region of Macaca thibetana thibetana isolate TM-01 chromosome 4, ASM2454274v1, whole genome shotgun sequence:
- the RPS12 gene encoding 40S ribosomal protein S12 isoform X2, whose protein sequence is MDVNTALQEVLKTALIHDGLARGIREAAKALDKRQAHLCVLASNCDEPMYVKLVEALCAEHQINLIKVDDNKKLGEWVGLCKIDREGKPRKVVGCSCVVVKDYGKESQAKDVIEEYFKCKK, encoded by the exons ATGGACGTTAATACTGCTTTACAAGAGGTGCTGAAGACCGCCCTCATCCACGATGGCCTAGCACGTGGAATTCGCGAAGCTGCCAAAGCCTTAGACAA GCGCCAGGCCCATCTTTGTGTGCTTGCATCCAACTGTGATGAGCCTATGTATGTCAAGTTGGTGGAGGCCCTTTGTGCTGAACATCAGATCAACCTAATTAAG GTTGATGACAACAAGAAACTAGGAGAATGGGTAGGCCTCTGTAAAATTGACAGAGAGGGGAAACCCCGTAAAGTGGTTGGTTGCAGTTGTGTAGTAGTAAAG gactatGGAAAGGAGTCTCAGGCCAAGGATGTTATCGAAGAGTACTTCAAAtgcaagaaatga
- the RPS12 gene encoding 40S ribosomal protein S12 isoform X1, protein MAEEGIAAGGVMDVNTALQEVLKTALIHDGLARGIREAAKALDKRQAHLCVLASNCDEPMYVKLVEALCAEHQINLIKVDDNKKLGEWVGLCKIDREGKPRKVVGCSCVVVKDYGKESQAKDVIEEYFKCKK, encoded by the exons ATGGCCGAGGAAGG CATTGCTGCTGGAGGTGTAATGGACGTTAATACTGCTTTACAAGAGGTGCTGAAGACCGCCCTCATCCACGATGGCCTAGCACGTGGAATTCGCGAAGCTGCCAAAGCCTTAGACAA GCGCCAGGCCCATCTTTGTGTGCTTGCATCCAACTGTGATGAGCCTATGTATGTCAAGTTGGTGGAGGCCCTTTGTGCTGAACATCAGATCAACCTAATTAAG GTTGATGACAACAAGAAACTAGGAGAATGGGTAGGCCTCTGTAAAATTGACAGAGAGGGGAAACCCCGTAAAGTGGTTGGTTGCAGTTGTGTAGTAGTAAAG gactatGGAAAGGAGTCTCAGGCCAAGGATGTTATCGAAGAGTACTTCAAAtgcaagaaatga